A section of the Sphingomonas sp. LT1P40 genome encodes:
- a CDS encoding aminotransferase, protein MNPIYAALGTTIFETMSARARATGAINLGQGFPDGDGCPAVVRAAADALTMRSNQYPPMAGLPELRTAVAGHYARHQQLDVSADEVIVTSGATEAIAAALFALISPGDEVILIQPLYDAYLPLVQRAGGVARLASLDPDGWRLTRTALEAVAGPRTRLIVVNDPVNPAGSMLSDAELADLAAFCVERDLIAICDEVWEHVVFDGARHRPLIGQPGMRERTVKIGSAGKIFALTGWKVGWMCAAAPIAALLARAHQFLTFSTPPNLQWAVAEGLATQDAWIAGSVAGFQRSRDRLAVGLSAAGYRVLPSAATWFLSIDLPASGIALDDVTFCERLVAEAGVAAIPVSAFYAEAPVTHLVRLCFAKQDGVLDAAIERMDAARRDFVR, encoded by the coding sequence ATGAACCCGATCTATGCCGCGCTGGGCACCACGATTTTTGAGACGATGTCGGCGCGGGCACGCGCGACCGGCGCGATCAATCTGGGGCAGGGCTTTCCTGACGGTGACGGCTGTCCGGCGGTGGTTCGGGCGGCTGCCGATGCGCTGACGATGCGGTCCAACCAATATCCGCCAATGGCCGGGTTGCCCGAATTGCGGACGGCGGTCGCCGGACATTATGCGCGGCACCAGCAACTCGACGTGTCCGCCGACGAGGTGATCGTAACATCGGGCGCGACCGAGGCGATCGCGGCCGCGTTGTTCGCGCTGATATCGCCTGGGGACGAGGTCATTCTGATCCAGCCGCTATACGACGCATATCTTCCGCTGGTGCAACGCGCGGGCGGGGTCGCGCGGCTGGCGAGCCTCGATCCCGATGGCTGGCGGCTGACGCGCACGGCGCTGGAGGCGGTGGCGGGTCCGCGCACCCGGCTGATCGTCGTCAACGATCCAGTCAATCCGGCGGGGTCGATGCTGTCCGATGCCGAGCTGGCCGATCTCGCCGCTTTCTGCGTCGAGCGTGACCTGATCGCGATCTGTGACGAGGTGTGGGAACATGTCGTGTTCGACGGCGCACGCCACCGCCCGCTAATCGGACAGCCCGGGATGCGCGAACGCACGGTGAAGATCGGATCGGCGGGCAAGATTTTCGCCCTCACCGGGTGGAAAGTCGGATGGATGTGCGCGGCCGCGCCGATCGCCGCGCTGCTGGCACGGGCGCATCAATTCCTGACCTTTTCCACCCCGCCCAATCTGCAATGGGCGGTGGCGGAGGGGCTGGCGACGCAGGATGCGTGGATTGCCGGGTCTGTGGCTGGATTTCAGCGGTCGCGCGATCGGCTGGCGGTGGGGCTGAGCGCGGCGGGCTATCGCGTGTTGCCGAGTGCGGCGACCTGGTTCCTGTCGATCGACCTGCCCGCATCGGGTATCGCGCTGGACGATGTGACGTTTTGCGAGCGGCTGGTCGCGGAGGCGGGCGTGGCGGCGATCCCGGTGTCAGCCTTTTATGCCGAAGCGCCCGTAACGCATCTCGTCCGGCTGTGCTTTGCCAAGCAGGACGGAGTGCTGGACGCTGCAATCGAACGCATGGATGCGGCGCGGCGCGATTTCGTGCGTTAG
- a CDS encoding diacylglycerol/lipid kinase family protein produces MERLWFITNPHSGSATQAKCEALEAVFAERGLTLAGRTGFPDAAIPKDAELSAAQVDTVVLFAGDGTINAALCALAGWDGAFLILPGGTMNMLAKSLHGDADPAAIIHAAHESGRRVALPYIEAGPYRAFVGLILGPAAHWGRAREAARKGRVARVFRAMRSAWRRTFGKGLRVSGVPGMHERYQAIFVAPTAEGLEVAAIDARDWGSIAQLGWNWLTGDWIAARAVTDRRAERLRPVSRRPILALFDGEPVTLDPGAEISGGTTAPAFIATKVPA; encoded by the coding sequence ATGGAGCGACTGTGGTTCATTACAAATCCCCATTCGGGGTCGGCGACGCAGGCCAAGTGCGAAGCTTTGGAGGCTGTGTTCGCCGAACGCGGACTGACGCTGGCCGGACGCACGGGCTTTCCGGATGCGGCAATCCCGAAGGACGCCGAACTTTCGGCGGCGCAGGTCGATACCGTGGTGCTGTTCGCAGGTGACGGAACGATCAATGCGGCTCTGTGCGCGCTGGCCGGCTGGGACGGGGCGTTCCTAATTCTGCCCGGGGGCACGATGAACATGCTGGCCAAGTCGCTGCACGGCGATGCCGACCCGGCGGCGATCATCCATGCCGCGCATGAAAGCGGGCGGCGGGTGGCGCTCCCCTATATCGAGGCAGGACCGTATCGCGCGTTCGTCGGCCTGATCCTTGGCCCCGCCGCACATTGGGGCCGCGCGCGGGAAGCGGCGCGCAAGGGGCGCGTGGCGCGAGTGTTCCGCGCAATGCGCAGCGCGTGGCGGCGAACGTTCGGCAAGGGATTGCGGGTTTCGGGCGTGCCGGGGATGCACGAACGCTATCAGGCGATCTTCGTCGCGCCCACGGCGGAGGGGCTGGAGGTCGCAGCGATCGATGCGCGCGACTGGGGTTCGATCGCCCAGCTTGGCTGGAACTGGCTGACCGGAGACTGGATCGCGGCGCGGGCGGTGACCGATCGGCGCGCAGAGCGGCTGCGGCCGGTATCGCGGCGACCGATCCTGGCCTTGTTCGATGGCGAGCCGGTGACGCTCGATCCCGGCGCGGAGATCAGTGGCGGCACGACCGCGCCCGCCTTTATTGCGACGAAGGTGCCCGCATGA